AGTATTAAAACTTTGAAAAAGATTGCAACGCCAAGGTTTTCATTGCTACTCTCTCTGTCGTTTAGAAAATAATACAGTTAACATATTATTAAATGAAATCGTCTAGAGTTTGACTAAGTTGAGGCCTTACAAGGACTAGTTCATTTTCACAGAAAAATTCCAGCATTTGAAAggaatataattatatatatctGATATCATAATATCACTCTCTTTTTTGTATACTTAGCTTGATATCAAAAACTATACGTAGTTACTTAGCTTGATATAAAAAACTATACGTAGTTTGACTAAAGACAGAACTAAACTTGCATCTTTTTCAGGATGGACTACAATGAATGTGCTCACAGACATAATTAAAAAATGTGTCCAACAACTCCACCCTGCCTACCCTGCCTTGGATTTGATCTACTCGTACTTTATTTGAGAATTTGCGCGCTCCTAAGTTCATTTTAAATCTCTGTGATACAATGATAATCTAGTCAATAGTACTAGTGATCCATAATAGTTAATAGACCATTATAACTTGTCAGCAGGAGTTGTTGAACCACAACCAAAGATAGATCAACGACACTGGTTAAACTGGGGACTGGAGCGGTACAGTATGTTTGGAACAACCACACCTTGTTCGCTTGTtagtttcagccaggcttattcaaccagccaacagtgtttttctctcacaacaatccagCACCAGCCAACTCAAactagcccagaaaccaaccagcgaacacgccgaaCGACGGTAGTGCCGCCCTAAATGTTCACAATTCAGATAGCACTTTAGCCTTCTACTTTTGGAGGGGCAAACACGGTATAAGCATTTTGATGCTACTTCTTGGAGGCGTCCTCTTCGCGCCTCTCCTTCTGCCTTGTTGGCATTTGCGGGTGAAAACATTCCCATATTATTTGGTTAGCATTGTCGGCGCCTTTGATGCCATCTCCTTTTGGAAGGCTACGCTAGGCTTCTCCAGCTCTGCCATCCTGCTCTTGCTCGACCATGATGGTGCATGAGTGGTGATCGACAGCTTGTTGAGTGGTGCCCTTATAGCTTTAGTTGTTAGGCAGTTGTTAACGCATTTTGGGTTGCTAGTTGAGTCGTTTCGACCATGTTATAGTGCTAGTTGAGTCTTCAAGACCAAGTAGGCTCATTGAAGTTCATTGGTGCAGGTAGTGGCGAGAAGTTGTATGTGGTCTCATCTGTGTACTAAGTCGTATCAAATGAGTGACGTACTTTCCTCAGTTGTATGGTTTTGAACTAGTTTCCACTAAAAAAATATTGATCAAAcacttttatttctttttttcaaTATGATAATCGGGGCAAAAATTTTACTGTCCTTTTAAAAAAATGAGATGACGGCGTCAGTGCTGTGACACTAGCCTTAGCCTAGGCGCCTAGCCCAGTAGAGACCGATCGAGTGTCCTGTAATTGTAACGAGACAAAGGCTACGTCCACGCGTTTGTGCCGAAATTCTAAGGTCTCCATCTCTCAAGTCCATGGGGTTTGGTGCGGGCAGGTCGGGGCTGGCCCGGCTGCTGGCCTGGTCAAGCGCGGCTTGGCGCCTAGTACGTGTGTGACCGTGGGAAACAGGTAGAGCCAATGCGATGTAGACCACACGATCGGGGCCGTTCGGCTGCCCTGAAATTCagctgaaaacactgtttatgGATGGAAAATACTGTTTACTCTCCTGTAAATTtctccagattcatccagattcctctaaATTCCTCCAAATTTCCTACAAATATGCAAGTAGAGACAGCACACAGTTTTAGCATTAAGTTGCCCAGGTATACACGTTCCGATTCCTTTTCTGAGAAATATAAAAATTCTGTGGGTGACTTTGAGTGATGTGGTTCTCATTCCCTGCATTCGTCGTTTCACTTTAGTACTCACTGCGGATGCAGGATCGCCGGGTAATAATGCACCATGATTGATGATTCTTACTAATTTGGTGCACTTTAGCACTCGATTGAGCTAGCTCTTGCTGCTCCAGATTCTTAATTTGCGGGTACTGATGATTCCTGTATACAAGTGGTTAGCATAAAATGATTCTTATACACCCCGTATTTCAAATTATAgatcattttgacttttctacgtATATAGTTTTTTGTTATACACTTAGACATATGGTGTGGCTAGattaaaaaaaatttatatatatctagacatgtcAAAATAACCTATAAATTGAAACGGAGGAAGTCctgtatatatataaaaaaatgaatCATGAGAAGTTAGTATATTAAGCTTCTGGCCTTtctagttcttttttttttttgactgaaCTTCTCTAGTTCATTTTAGATAATCACAATTCACAAAATTACCATATAATCACTTCATTATTAAAAAAAAGTTTGATAGAGCTCTTCCCTAGGTTCAGTTCAAAAACAGCTCTGGAAGTTCTATGATTCTATCTACataaaaaaaacaagcacatATGAGTAGTTAGCATCTTGCTGGAAAAAAATATATGGGGTTGCTATTTTCTAGGCAACTGAAAAACCATCCAACGACCATATACTAGATACTACGGCTCTGTTTGGTTGGCTTTTGCATGTTGCCAAGCCAGGGATGCGGCGTACCACAGAAATTAAGGCCGTTGTTTGCTTCTCGCCGGAGGTATGGcgtgcctgttcgtttggctgtggcttgtcgtaaacgatcgtaaattttcaatcggaatagtatttttctctcatacaaaccagccagcagtacttcttcacgaaccagcaacgatacgaaccagccaaccgaacagaccgTTTGTTTATTAGCCGGCATGCATGTACAAAACTGAAGCGAAGCTCGCCAAATGTCTAGCGCCGTATTTGCTCGCCACAATTTTGGCGGAGCCAGACTTGTACTGTGGCACATTGGGGTAAAGAACCAAACAGAGCCTACATCTTTGTTCTAAAACAATCTAAAACTATAGCATAGTCATAGGTCAACGTTTCTCAAATTGATCAAATTTATAATAAGAAAACTACAAGTATTTATGATAACAATTCCTATTTGGAGTTATATATGTTATTTGGTTAAATTTAGAACCGCTTAACTAAGGATAAAGttagaattatatttttttggACGGGTCGGAGGTATCGTACATGTACAACAGAGTATACATCGTTCGTCTATATTCGTTATTCTTCTCCCTTTTGCTTTGCCGCTGCTGTCTTCGTTCCCACACCAAACATTGTCCCACCATTTCTCGGAAGCACATCGCACGCATTTTTTTTATGCAGGTCAGTGGAACCGAAACCACATATGTTACACCATAGGAAACGTGCACACCAAGTACACATGTTCATACATAGTATATTCAGGCCGGTCGGTAGCTTCCGGCCAAGATTcagtaaaagaaaaagaaagagcttaaagaacaATTCACTCACCACTAGTACTACTCATGCGTTTGAATCATTCAGACGAACatgaaacatatatatatattaatattaaaGCATGGGCGGTATATAGGGACAGTAGTTAGTAGCAATTGACACAGtgtgcaatttttttttgttgacCTTGCATTGCTACCATGCAGGCCATCTTGTTTTCACCATGTATACCTTCCTTGCATCGCTTGGATTCCCCACTGCACCTATCAAACACGGCGAGGACTCCACCAAGGCGACCCTCTTTCACACCTGCTATTTGTCATTGCTATCGACCCACTACAAAAAAATCATGGACCATGCGACGGAAGAAGGATACTTAACAAAATTCAGGGGGAAACACACTGTCATATGGACATCCATGCATGCGGACGACACGGCAATTTTCGTAAAGCCATATAAGGAGGATGTCACTGTGCTTGCTGAAATTCTCACCAAGTTCGGTGATGTGACTGGGCTAAAACAAATGTTCAGAAGTCATCTGTCATTCCCATAAGATGTCAAGGTGTCAACCTGGGCAAGGTCCTAAGCAATTTCCCAGCAAGACGAGCTCGCTTCCCAACAAAATACCTTGGCCTACCTCTAACAAGCACCAGATTGCGAAGGATTGATTTCCAACCTCTTGTTGACAAAGCCGTGAGCAAGCTTACTGTTTGGAATAGCAAGAATATTAACCATGCAGGAAGGTCCACCTGAGTCAAAGCAGTACTCACCTCCCAAGCCGTGTACTGCCTCAGATCTCTAAGAGCTTCTAAAGCCACGTTGAAAGAAATTGATAACCTTAGAAAGAGCTTCCTCTGGGCGAATGGAGGCCAGCGCAGGCGGAGGCGGACGGTGGAGCGGCAGGGCCACGAAAGCGACAGAGCTAGGGTTTGGCTAGCTGCAACAGCGGGGTCCACACCGGCAAGGTAGGACCCCCTGCCGTGGCAGGGTGGCCCGTACTGAGCCGGATCCGCCTTGCGGGAGACGCCGCTGTGCAGGCGCAGGCCGGTggtggccgcggccgcggccgtcaGCGCGATTGGGACGGAGAGGGAGAGCGGGAGGGAGCGAACGAGAGCGAGAGGgagcggcgaagagagaggaAGAAAGGGGGAGAAGCCGGGAAGGGAAATCGGAAGCCGCTGTATATATTCAGTGGGTTGCCTCCGAAGTAAAAGCCGGACAACAGCAAAGGGAAGCACGAAGAAGAGAAGAAGCAGGCCCAGAATCCGCTCCCGGCAAAATCCGTTTCAAGCAACGGTGGCCATCCGATGGAAGATCCGACGGACGAGGGAATTGCGGGCGACGTGGCCACCATGAGAGTTGGCCAAAGCAAACTGGCATAATGAGAGTAGATTCCATGCACCAACCAAGGATGCATGCACACGGTTATTTATCTATTTCGAAATCCATGCACTAATCCTGGTTGTTGGAACCACACACTTCTTCGCAACTCCACCACCACACTAGTTAGAGCAAATTTAATAAGCTTGGCTATCAGTCAAGCCAAGTATAGCAACATATTAGTATAATAGGCAAACCATACAGTAATCTAGTCTCTTTTTCGGTTCCGAATATCATTTCATTGTATGTGTAGGACCCACTCACTCTTCCCACCCCTTCCTTTATCTCCTCCCCAAGCTGTTCCAGCTCTCCGGTTGAACTCTTCCAAGCTTGTCATCGCCCCCTTGCTCCTCCCTTCCATATGCATGTCGGGGCAATCCGCCGCCCATCTGGGCCATGCCTGTAGCCCCACCAAGATTTGAACTCTAGTAAGTAATAAGTGAAGTCTCAAATATCTATACTAGCTGGCAACATTATTTTTCCCAAATTAGAAAAAAATCACATAACATCAAAAAATCATAGAAAACGACTAAACGAGCCTGAGGCAGAACAAAACCTTGTCAAGAGACGAACCTCAATCGCCAAATGTATAATCTAGTTCAGACACTAATCTATGTAACCTTAGATATGAATGCAACAGAATACAAAGGGCATCTCAGTTTCTtagtgaaatttttgtattttggtcccttttaaaaacattttttacaaaaagacctatgtcaaaacgtttgctgaaaatagaccatttttaggtgtcttagaacatgacgccaaggtatgagggtcagcgtcgactgacacgacgccgaggtcttgccacgtcacggacgaccccggtcgacggcgacacggtggcgcatggggcccactacgtcggcgtcgtgtcagccgacgccaCAGGCCTAAATTCGGCGCTGTGGGGAGTCACGCCGAGCTcttggcaccatccggcgcgcggcccaggcggcccaacaacgcttcgtgggcCAAGAGGTCGGCGTGCGATCAGATGACGCCGAGACGCTAACCTCGgcgtggcccgactcaacgccgaggttcgGTCAAAACCCCACCCCACGCATCACGATTCATGAGATCAGAGAAGCATGCATGCAGCTCGATCGGTTTCATTCCACTAGTGATGGAGACATGGCATGTTCGTCTGCGGGTGCCGGGAGACCATTCAGAGCGGCAGAGACGATGCTACCGGAGGTAGTGCATGCCCGCTGCCTAGCCTGTTGCGGGATTGCGGCAAGCCGAGGTAATGTCTCAGCGTCATAGGTCATGGCGCTGATCTCTAAATTTAACCTAACACCCTAGTTTTatcgtgagatggatatataaaatacaccctagttttaccgtgagatggatatacaaaatagaccaaaatgcaaaaatttcacaGTTTCTTGTGGAAACTTTGGGCTCGTTTGGTTCGCGCCTTGCCAGTCTGCTAGGCATCCAAAATCAGACGCATGGGCCAGGTAGCTCCGGGGCTCCGGGGAGGAAGCCAAACAGGCCCTTGTATCTTCTCGTCCCGTGTACAACAATATCCACACAACTGAATACGATCCACGAAAAAGAATCAATATTTTACTGCATGTTAATGAAGATTTTAACGTCCACAAGTACAACTCAATGCACTGTCAAGACATATCTTATATGAAGATcttaataaaactaatatgatTTTGTGCATTTTTCTATGAACTCAATCAAGGTTAGAGATGTGTGAACTATAACTTTGAACGGAGGGTAAGTATATGTCTTTTTGCTTGGCGTGCATCACAATTCGCAGCATCTCATCATCCCCACACCCTAGTCAAGAAAATATGTGCCATGCATATATACCACTTTCAGGTCTTGGTTCTCCACTCGCTTTGGAGAATGCATGCAGATGCAGTCAACCGAGTCAAGAATTTCATACTGCTACACATGCGAAATTGGCGCGCACTTCTACAATACCCAGCCGCCCAGCCACCAACCCAAGTATCCAGTCTCCAACCTCCCCCGACCCCCGCGGCCGTGGACGGCTTCTTCAGCCCTTCCTATATATATAAACCTCGCAGGAGCCACCATCCCAACCCCACATCACAGCAGAGCAGCGGAACAAGAGAGAAAGGCAGACGCGCCAGGAAGCTAAGCACTCACGCACCGCAGCAACAGCTAGCTAGCTCTAGCTAGGGCAAACAATACAATCCACCGTCGTCGTCAGGCAAGAGCCGCGGGGTATTAATTAGCCGAGCGATGGCAATGGTGGAGTTGCTGACGACGGAGCTGGTTGTCCCGGCCGAGGCGACGCCGGCGGGCGCCGTCTGGCTGTCCAACCTCGACCTGGCGGCGCGCCGCGGGTACACGCCCACGGTCTACTTCTACCGAACGAACAACAAGCCGGAGTTCTTCGAGGCCGACGCCGTCAAGGACAGCCTCGCCCGGGCGCTGGTGGCGTTCTACCCGCTGGCCGGCCGCCTCGGGCTCGACGCCGCCACCGGGCGCGTCCAGATCGACTGCACGGGCGAGGGCGCGGTGTTCGTGACGGCGCGGTCGGAGTACACGCTGGACGATCTGCTGAACGAGTTCGTGCCGTGCGACGAGATGCGGGACCTGCTGGTACCCGCCACGCCCGCGCCGAACCCGCCGTGCCCGCTGCTGTTCGCGCAGGTCACCCGCCTGCGCTGCGGCGGCGTCGTGCTCGGCCTCGCCCTGCACCACTCGGTCGTGGACGCCAGGAGCGCCGCGCACTTCGTGGAGACGTGGGCGAGCATCgcccgcggcggtggcggcgacgcgCCCCTGCCGCCCTGCTTCGACCACAGGCTGCTGAGCGCGCGTCCCCCGGCGACGCGCGCGGTGTTGTACGACCACCCGGAGTACAAGCCCGAGCCGGCCCCGGAGCACGCGGTGGCCGCGGGTTCCGCCTACGCGAGCGCCATGATCACGCTGAGCAAGTCGCAGGTAACGGCGCTCAAGGCGCGGTGCGCAGGCGCGTCCACGTTCCGTGCCGTGGTGGCGCTGGTGTGGCAGTGCGCGTGCCGCGCGCGGTCGCTCCCGGCCGACGCCGAGACGCGGCTCTTCTCCATGGTGGACATGCGCGCGCGCCTGGCGCCGCCGCTGCCCCCTGGCTACTTCGGCAACGCGGTGATCCGGACGTCGGCGCTGGCCACGGTCGGGGAGGTGGTGGGGAACCCCGTGGGGTACGCGGCGCGGCGCGCGCTGGCGGCGACGAGCCAGGGCGACGACTACGCGCGGTCGCTGGTGGACTACCTGGAGGGCGTGGACGCCATGAACCTGCCCCGAAGCGGCATCTCGCGCGCGCACCTCCGCGCCATCAGCTGGATGGGGATGTCGCTGCACGACTCCGACTTCGGGTGGGGCGCGCCCGTGTTCATGGGCCCCGCCCTCATGTACTACAGCGGGTTCGTGTACGTGATGCAGGCGCCCGGGAAGGAGGGCGCCGTCGCGCTCGCGCTGTCGCTGGAGCCCGAGAGCATGCCCGAGTTCAGGAAGGTGTTCGCGGAGGAGGTGGCTCGTCTCCACAcgatatgatgatgatgaagatagcACGCCTACGTAACCGAGGGGTTGGTAGGAGCCTAGGAGGTGTATGTGTAGTTGTGTACAGTACACACCTGCCTGACCAGCAGACACCTACCGTAGTCGTCTCTATTACTCAGGTGACTTGTCGGTCGTCGTGTTGGTTGCACAGAGAGTAATTATCATAAGCTCGATCATGTCACATCATCACGTTTTGATGTGGAATGAATCAAAGCATGTAAAGCATGTATTTGTTTGTTATTAATTTGCAGCAAAAAGTTGATCAACCCTGTCAAGTGACTCCTTTCGGTATCTTAGCAGCAAGTCATTGAGAAGTTGAGAAGAACTTAGCTTCGTCAATAACGAAAACGTAGAATATTTCCCAGCAGCATCCGGATCGGACCGAACGTCAAAAAAGTTGTTGGGATACAAATCTAGGGCCCATtcatttgaacttatcagccgtatcGTTTCAGCaaaataatagtatttttctttcacaacaaatcagcatcagcatcagccgttTTCCAACGAGCCGAGCAGAGCCCTGACCAGTCCCCACTATCTACCACCTGCCTACCGGAAGCAGCAGGGAGTTGCGATCCGTTAGCTAGTGGCGCATCCGCAGACGTAAACAAAGCATTCCAAGCAGGCAGTAGGGATCCTTTTTCCTACATTCCACGGTGACCATGCATGGGATCGATCATCGATCCGTGGAAATTAACCCCAATTAACCGGTTGACCATTGACTcgagacgacggcggcggcggcagcatgtGCAGTTGGTGGGCGCCAGCCGCCAGCTCATGGTGACGATCGGTTGATGCATGCAACCACGCATGGCGAGGCGTTCAGCAACCTCTCCGTCGTCGACAGTGTGGACTGGTCAAAAAATTTCAACCCCGGCCCGTTTCCTGCTGCTACCTGCCTCCGTTTCTGAAATTTCGCTCTCGATCCTACCCTGCCCAACAGCAACAATCATCGGCAGTCATGGTCATATGTAATTAACGCACGTGTGGTACTTGTGAACGAAGCTCCATCTCCGTTCAAAGATAGATGGCCGATGTGATGTCAGCGTCATGGGACGATCTTTCCTCGTACGTGGTGCGTGTAGGTTCGTTCTCTCCGGACCGGAATTAATGGTCGCCGGCGGCCGGCCTGCTGCTCATCGTAGTGCGGTCAGAGTTTTTGTTCCCATCATGCAGAAAGGTCGCTCGCTGAGTCCATCACCGTACCACCTCAGGAGTGAGGTCATCAGCTAACCCTAGAGTGAGGTGCTAAGAGCACTTATCAAAGTGTACTATAGCTACAAATGCATTTATTTCGGGAAAAAAATCAAATACTATAAGTCTATAAGTGCACTTactttgaaatggagggagtatatatgaaGGATTAGTTTTTTTATAGTGTGTGCATGTTAGTACtggatttttgaaaaaaaaacaatataaTGTTCTATTTGGATCCACCCAACTAAAGCTTAGGTAGCTAACATTTTAAAGTTTAACTTTAGTCACCTAAAAATTCTCCCAGCTAAATTTTAACTGGGGTGTTTGAATCCTCCGGCTAATAAACTCAACAAAACTTTAGTTAGACCGTTTGGATCCCTAACAACTAAATTTAGCTAGCTAAGTTTAGTGAGtggatccaaacaagccctaattaTACTCACACATGGAAGCCTCAACTAATCTTTTATATTGCATTTGTAGTCCTGAGGGGATGTGTAAATCAAATGCCAGCCCACTATAAGTGCTGGCCCACACAAGGCCTGTTTGAAGAGGGTTTCCCAAAACAAAGTACAAATTATCTGAGGAAAAAAAACAAGAACTTAGCCAAGGGAAGCCACTCAAAGCCCAAAACATGATCAAGAGGTACTCTCATCTTGGTAAGATCTCGTTTAGTCGATTAGCACCCGATGTGTACCAAAGTCTAGTTTCATCTCTTTATTTTTCTGATGATGAGAACATGTGGTGGGCTAAACTTCctctaaaaaaaaaatcttgtctTTAGCTGTTTCCACTGCTTCCATGAAACAAGCAATATGAACGATCTAACCGCCTTTAACTGGCATCCTAACTTCTGAACCCAGTAACCTACCATGCGCCACCA
The nucleotide sequence above comes from Miscanthus floridulus cultivar M001 chromosome 18, ASM1932011v1, whole genome shotgun sequence. Encoded proteins:
- the LOC136522403 gene encoding hydroxycinnamoyltransferase 4-like — protein: MAMVELLTTELVVPAEATPAGAVWLSNLDLAARRGYTPTVYFYRTNNKPEFFEADAVKDSLARALVAFYPLAGRLGLDAATGRVQIDCTGEGAVFVTARSEYTLDDLLNEFVPCDEMRDLLVPATPAPNPPCPLLFAQVTRLRCGGVVLGLALHHSVVDARSAAHFVETWASIARGGGGDAPLPPCFDHRLLSARPPATRAVLYDHPEYKPEPAPEHAVAAGSAYASAMITLSKSQVTALKARCAGASTFRAVVALVWQCACRARSLPADAETRLFSMVDMRARLAPPLPPGYFGNAVIRTSALATVGEVVGNPVGYAARRALAATSQGDDYARSLVDYLEGVDAMNLPRSGISRAHLRAISWMGMSLHDSDFGWGAPVFMGPALMYYSGFVYVMQAPGKEGAVALALSLEPESMPEFRKVFAEEVARLHTI